In one Brassica oleracea var. oleracea cultivar TO1000 chromosome C9, BOL, whole genome shotgun sequence genomic region, the following are encoded:
- the LOC106316288 gene encoding uncharacterized protein LOC106316288, which produces MKKAAEFVKDIINMLAGLAKEKTKELKRKTRAFKTRLVIFSLLHNRNMVVSSWSHKLKSKPTSRSLDDGGNKDKNNMVVVYSHNAMSSTPAASPQYVQYVDEEDEEEEEDDEKYPDLRHSLFEAEGSVIDMVKHSKEDKGEEFRLEDEIDNVADLFITRFHRQMWLQKQLSLENIQDTSN; this is translated from the coding sequence ATGAAGAAGGCGGCAGAATTCGTGAAGGACATAATAAACATGTTGGCTGGTCTGGCGAAGGAGAAGACTAAGGAGCTAAAGAGGAAGACAAGAGCCTTTAAGACCCGTCTTGTAATATTCTCGCTACTCCACAACAGAAACATGGTGGTGAGCTCGTGGTCTCACAAGCTCAAATCCAAACCAACATCAAGAAGCCTAGATGATGGTGGTAATAAGGATAAAAATAACATGGTGGTGGTGTATAGCCACAACGCCATGTCTAGCACTCCTGCTGCCTCTCCGCAATATGTACAATATGTGGACGAGGAAGATGAAGAAGAAGAGGAAGATGATGAAAAGTATCCAGACTTGAGACACTCGCTGTTTGAGGCAGAGGGCTCGGTGATAGACATGGTGAAACACTCCAAGGAAGACAAGGGAGAAGAGTTTCGGTTGGAAGATGAGATCGACAACGTGGCTGATCTTTTCATTACCCGGTTCCACCGACAGATGTGGTTGCAGAAGCAGCTTTCTCTCGAGAATATTCAAGATACATCGAACTGA